The Megalobrama amblycephala isolate DHTTF-2021 linkage group LG7, ASM1881202v1, whole genome shotgun sequence genome window below encodes:
- the si:dkeyp-75b4.10 gene encoding ladderlectin, which translates to MHLGFASMWISATFILFALVLNGVVESRSEPIGRRCPTGWEKFGTQCFKFFSESKPWADAEKHCVDLGGNLASVHSDLTHTFLKNFVKKQSSRPTRSWIGAHDATKPFVWFWSDGSKFEYSDWHSGEPNNGAKAERCVEMGYGDENRWNDARCENRLPFVCYKRARIDF; encoded by the exons ATGCACTTG GGCTTTGCCAGCATGTGGATTTCTGCAACATTCATTCTTTTTGCACTGGTTCTAAATGGAGTCGTGGAATCCAGATCAG AACCTATTGGTCGAAGATGCCCCACTGGCTGGGaaaaatttggaacacaatgttttaaatttttcagCGAGTCCAAGCCATGGGCTGATGCAGAG AAACACTGTGTTGATCTCGGAGGAAACCTTGCATCTGTTCACAGTGACCTCACTCACACTTTTCTGAAAAACTTTGTGAAAAAACAATCCAGTCGCCCCACCCGATCCTGGATTGGTGCTCATGATGCAACTAAG ccatttgtctGGTTTTGGAGTGACGGATCAAAGTTTGAGTACAGTGACTGGCACAGTGGTGAGCCAAATAATGGTGCAAAAGCTGAAAGATGCGTGGAGATGGGCTATGGAG ATGAGAATCGCTGGAATGATGCACGCTGTGAAAACCGTCTCCCTTTCGTCTGTTACAAAAGGGCTAGGATTGACTTTTAA